Below is a window of Gossypium hirsutum isolate 1008001.06 chromosome A12, Gossypium_hirsutum_v2.1, whole genome shotgun sequence DNA.
TGTAAACTAGCTATATCTTGATCTTGGGCATTGAAAATGGGGAAGTGAAAACAATGTTATTTTAGCAGCTTTTGCTCTAATCTTGGAGTTATTGGTATCGGGAAATAGATTATGATCTGAAAATACTGGTATGACAGATTCCTAGAGATGAGGAAGGGGAGCCTCTATACGAGGATTTCATATGCAAGGCATGCTCAGCGATTTGTTCTTTTCTGACTCTATATCCTAAAACCATACGGGCAACAGGGAAACAACCTGTTGCTTCTGTTGCAACTGGCAAGGATAAAAGTGTGCTGGAAGACATCCCTCCTAAAGATGAACCTGGGAAACTTGACAATGATGTGTGCTCTGACACTGTCCAAAATAATTTGGTTGCTGATATGAATCATGGCTCTGTATCTGATGACAAGAAGTTTGTTGTTGGTGAAAGCTCCCAGAACAATGATAGCTCAAGTCTGTCCCAAAGTATTGCCAATTCAAATGGTACTTGTATTCTTGGAGTAGACTGGATGGCTGCATCAATTGATTCAGAAAGTAGACCGCTTTTTCTTTCTAAGAATTGGAGAGATGTCCTCTGCAGATGTGACAAGTGCTTAGATATGTACAAGCAGAAACATATCCGTTATCTACTTGACAAGGAAGATTCAATAGCAGAGTATGAAAAAAATGCAAAGCAAAAGAGGGAAGAGAAGTTGCAGAAAAGGGAAGGTGCTGAATTAAATTTCTTTAACAATCTTGGTCATGTAGAAAAAATGGAGATTCTGAATGGCATTGCAGACTTCAAAGATGAGTTCCGGTCTTTCCTGGTATGGCATTGATTGtgtctttttgtttttgttggcATGCTTATCTTTTTAGGTTCTAACTTATAATGATTATATTGCAAGTAAGCCATGCATTTACTTTTTCATGTTCCTACGTCAGATTCTTTGTTTATGCATCTTTCAAAAGCAAAATTGTTGTCCGTGTGAATTatctcactttttttttgtttaaatatttagGGGTCAGTTGATCCTTCAAAGGCAATCACAGCAGCTGATGTCAACCAGATTTTCGAGAACCTTAAAAACAAGCGACGGCGCGTGTAGATTGAAGCTTTTTTACTGGATATTACTGCACTGGCTCAGTTTGAACTTGGACACTACTGCTTCTAATATTATGAACTATGTTGCACTTGTGTTTTAATGACTCTGTGTTAACTAGACTTCTGTATTAGCTGAAGTTGTGCTATCTATGTTTCACAATATATATGTGCCGTGTTCAAATCAACATGCTTAGCAGGCTATCAGCAGCAACAACAGCAAGTACAACATTAAAGATGTTTTTAATCTACTTTCTGCATACCTTAGGgtgttttttagtggtgtttgaGGGATTTTGCAGCATTCTCTAAAAAGCgtaccaaaattttaaaacttgccaAAAAGAAATTTAACGCGTTAGAAATATTTTGGTATGCGCGTCGAGCGTACTGTGGAATTTTCAATGGTGTTTAGCATTGACATTGGAGAACACTTTTCAAGCTAAAAGTAACACAGAATAAATAGCTTTCAAGTCAAATCAGCTTGAATTATCTtaactataaattataaatatgattaatatattcaaattaaaatttgcaaataattatatgttatgtatTATTAACGGTAAGTTATCACACGTTATTGTATTACATTTTGTATTATGTAATCTGAGTTTAATATATTTGTTAATTCTGAAGTAATAATGTCCATGCTAATAATAATGTTTTtccaattaagtaatttatttcaTCACTTCATAAATATAGTGTTatgtttttatgtaattttaatatttaaaatatttttatatattgaaattagGTTTTGAAAACAATTTAGATTTATTACTTAAATCTGGCTAAGTTAAAACATACCGACGCCTAACGATACGGCTGTTTCAGCCGacttcatttcatattatttaactgCTCGGGCCCCACCTAAAAATTGATGTCTTTGGAGTTCACCAGACAAAGTAGGCAGGCACGATCAAAcccttattttaattatggatGAAAGCTATGGGTtttaaattaaaggaaaaaatagTATTAAAGGCCTAACCTTGTAGCCCCCGAGTCAAACCAAGATGCTTAGTCATTTTTGTCTTTTAAGTAAAGATTTGGGGTCTATATTATGTTGGTCACGAGACTAacaggaaaaagaagaaaaagaaacaaagcaatGGATATTCGTTTTTCTCATGTAAAATGATAGGGTTTATATGTCTTGTACAAATTTAATATCCCCGATTGTTTTCGGCTTTGTCAGGCTGCATGGTATAGgacattatttgaataatttcattaaatcCATTCCTCCAGTATTTTCGTGGTCTAATTTGCTCTCCATTTGTTTGACAATTTATAACACTATTTAAACCAAACATTTGAATATTAGAATATGATATTTGACAAAAGTCCATTAAAAGCTATTTATCAATTGTATCAGTAACTTTCTGAaactaaaaaccaaaaattaaatcaCTTGAGTGAATACATTGTGCTTCAAAGTTGCAAATCAATAGGTTGGCTAAAAAAACACCCTAATTAATATTGGTTAGTAATTAACATCTTTCTACTGTAATGATTAAGAATTAATTATCACCTCTCCACTCACTTTTTTATCTCATTTAAttgttatacatatttttattattgtattattattaaatattataagtattattattgtatgattattaaatattattattcaacATTTTTTATTATAGGATTATTGTTAAACACATATATGAAtacataaatacaaaaatatgagCAAAAtgctaaaacataataaattaatattattcaacaataatcCTCTATAGTTATAACATGTGTTTTGAGATTACAAGGTTTCAGTTGTCTATAAAATTCCAGACATATGTATAAAAAGTCTTCTAAAACTATAAACAATTATTTATAGAATAACGAGGCTTGTACCTGGATATTCGTATTTTATAGACAACTGAAACTTTATAATCTCAAAACACGTGTTATAACTATAGAGgattattgttgaataatattaatttattatattttagcattttgctcatatttttgtatttatgtattcatatatatgtttaaCAATAATcctataaaaaaaacatgttgaataataataatatttaataatcatacaataataatacttataatatttaataataatacaataataaaaatatatataacaattaaataagataaaaaagtGAGTGAAGAGATGATAATTAATTCTTAATCAGTAAAAAGATGTTAATTACTAACCAAttaataaagtaaaagaaaattaattaataactaattattaattataataaatgtgTGTTATTTATTAGGGTGTTCTTTTTAGTATGTTGAGGTTTTTTTTAGCCAACCGTTTTAATTTTCCATTTGCTTTGGCAAAGAGAAAAAGGGTATTCATTAATGGTGTATGCAAGGCATGGGCTCCCACACTTGAGGtcaaaataaaacatcaaatttgtcAACACTTCATATTTAAAACAAAGTTTCAAGTAGAAGACAAAGCGTTAGGTTGCAGTTATTTCCAcgaggaaatgaaaaaaaaaaaaaaagagatatggTTACATGTGTTCCCACAGTGTTTTTAACTTATTTGAAACCACTCACTCCCCACTACCTAATCTTCGGAGGCTGTCCACTACATTGTTTTGTGATTCTTATGCAAAGTCTTTATTTTatcaacaacaaaatacatgGCCATTGACCAAACTAATGCCGCAATAGCATCTAGGTAGCTaggtttatatttatattatttggatATGAGATGAGTGTGAGATCAGAGTTTGTATGCAATATGAAtgtgtttaaaattttgatacctaaactaggttttttttttttcaaattgatatataaatatgtcaatttttttttcgaaattaaTATTTAAGGTAAATGACTTgaattatgagatgaatgttAGGTATTAACTTGAATTAAAAA
It encodes the following:
- the LOC107947121 gene encoding putative E3 ubiquitin-protein ligase UBR7, yielding MAADLDDDGEETVSINEYLESIEEEELEADLVLGGDEGDECTYSKGYMKRQAIFSCLTCTPEGNAGICTACCLSCHDGHEVLELWTKRNFRCDCGNSKFREFSCKLSPNKDVENVENSYNHNFKGLYCTCNRPYPDPDLQEQEEMIQCCMCEDWFHEEHISLGSPNEIPRDEEGEPLYEDFICKACSAICSFLTLYPKTIRATGKQPVASVATGKDKSVLEDIPPKDEPGKLDNDVCSDTVQNNLVADMNHGSVSDDKKFVVGESSQNNDSSSLSQSIANSNGTCILGVDWMAASIDSESRPLFLSKNWRDVLCRCDKCLDMYKQKHIRYLLDKEDSIAEYEKNAKQKREEKLQKREGAELNFFNNLGHVEKMEILNGIADFKDEFRSFLGSVDPSKAITAADVNQIFENLKNKRRRV